One window of the Nicotiana tabacum cultivar K326 chromosome 4, ASM71507v2, whole genome shotgun sequence genome contains the following:
- the LOC107771599 gene encoding GDSL esterase/lipase At3g48460, with protein sequence MAFFCRIVIHWKITLIIFTITLIFSPPLSSAASTPKKFKKIYAFGDSYTDTGNTHSATGPSSFNYVSNPPYGRTFFHHPTNRYSDGRLVIDFVAESLSLPFLPPYRNPKADKTYGVNFAVAGSTAIRHRFFVRNNLTLNVTPQSLQTQLTWFNRFLESQGCKNSTTTPKQCEAVFSDALFWVGEIGANDYAYSFGSSVSPNTIQHLATTSVTGFLQVLLNKGAKYVVVQGLPPTGCLTLSMYLAPETDRDDMGCVGSVDKQSNLHNSIIQTKLDSFRKQFPQAVIIYADYWNAYSTVVKGANKYGFKELFKSCCGSGGGNYNFDVFNTCGSPSASSCPDPSQYINWDGVHLTEAMYKTMANLFLNGTFCKPSFSYLLAKKQ encoded by the exons ATGGCTTTTTTCTGCAGAATAGTGATCCATTGGAAAATCACTCTCATCATATTCACCATTACACTGATCTTTTCACCTCCACTCTCCTCTGCAGCTTCCACTCCCAAAAAGTTCAAGAAAATCTATGCCTTTGGGGACTCTTACACAGACACAGGCAATACACACTCAGCCACTGGTCCAAGCTCTTTCAATTACGTATCAAATCCCCCTTATGGACGCACATTTTTCCACCACCCAACCAATAGATATTCCGATGGTCGATTAGTCATTGATTTCGTGGCCGAGTCACTGTCCTTGCCATTTTTGCCGCCTTATCGCAACCCGAAAGCGGATAAAACTTATGGTGTTAACTTTGCTGTTGCTGGTTCTACTGCTATAAGGCACAGATTCTTTGTGAGAAATAATCTCACGTTGAATGTAACTCCTCAATCACTTCAAACACAGCTCACTTGGTTTAATAGGTTTTTGGAAAGCCAAGGTTGTAAAAACTCCACAACAACGCCAAAGCAGTGCGAGGCAGTATTTAGTGATGCATTGTTTTGGGTAGGTGAAATCGGTGCTAATGATTATGCGTATAGCTTTGGATCTTCTGTTTCACCCAACACTATTCAACATCTTGCCACCACAAGTGTCACCGGTTTTTTACAG GTATTATTGAACAAGGGAGCAAAATACGTTGTTGTTCAAGGTCTTCCTCCAACAGGTTGCTTAACACTGTCCATGTATTTGGCACCTGAGACTGACAGAGATGACATGGGATGTGTGGGAAGTGTAGACAAGCAAAGCAATCTCCACAACAGTATTATCCAAACCAAGTTAGATTCTTTCAGGAAACAGTTCCCACAAGCTGTAATTATTTATGCAGATTATTGGAATGCATACAGTACAGTAGTGAAAGGTGCCAACAAATATGGATTTAAGGAGCTGTTCAAAAGTTGCTGTGGATCTGGCGGTGGAAACTACAATTTTGACGTGTTCAACACTTGTGGTTCTCCTTCTGCAAGCTCTTGTCCTGATCCTTCTCAGTATATTAATTGGGATGGTGTTCATCTTACTGAAGCCATGTACAAAACTATGGCTAACTTGTTTCTTAATGGGACATTTTGTAAACCCTCATTTAGTTACTTACTAGCGAAAAAGCAGTAG
- the LOC142179888 gene encoding uncharacterized protein LOC142179888: MEMLKQIQVNIPLIDALREMPSYAKMMKDLMSRKFAFHDLKTVTLTQTCSAIMRIPIAVKLSDSGSFTIPCTIGIYAIAKTLCDLGANINLMPLSIYKKLGNERARLASMLLQSADRTVKRPSGILDNALVQVGKFVFPVDFIILNCQVDEEIPIILGRSFLDTGRALIDYVVDMIMEEDNEALNAKDPLTACLMNLEEVNGEDLAE, encoded by the exons ATggaaatgctgaagcaaattcaGGTAAACATTCCTCTAATTGATGCTTTGAGGGAGATGCCcagttatgcaaaaatgatgaaggacttgatgtctcgtAAGTTTGCCTTCCATGACTTGAAAACTGTCACCTTGACACAAACCTGTAGTGCTATTATGAGAATACCTATAGCCGTGAAGCTATCCGACTCGGGAAGCTTCACAATTCCATGCACCATAGGTATCTATGCAATTGCCAAAacgttgtgtgatttgggagcaaacataaatttgatgccattgtcTATCTATAAAAAGTTAGGAAATGAAAGAGCAAGGCTCGCATCCATGTTACTACAATCAGCTGATCGAACGGTAAAAAGGCCATCAGGTATACTTGACAACGCACTTGTGCAAGTTGGAAAATTCGTGTTTCCagtagattttatcattttaaactGCCAGGTTGAtgaggagattcccataattttgggaaggtcgTTCTTGGACACAGGAAGAGCACTGATTGATT ATGTAGTGGATATGATCATGGAGGAAGATAATGAGGCACTTAATGCAAAAGACCCTCTAACAGCATGCCTCATGAACTTAGAAGAAGTAAATGGTGAAGACTTGGCGGAATGA